In Halothermothrix orenii H 168, the sequence CATAAAGTTGACCGGTAATCCATCTATCTTCGTTTTCATCTAAATCGGTATCAAGCAAATAAAGGGGAGCATTGTCAAAATTATCAACCTTCCAGACACGACAGTAAACATCCCGGTTACGTATCTTCACTCTGATTTTAATTCCGGTATCCTCAAGAAAATCATATTTATAATTAGGATAAGTATCGACTGGATAGTCCTTTTCATTGAGAACCTGCCTGGTATAACCCTGTTTCCATAACAGTCCAATACCTACAATAGGCAGTCCCATATCCCGGGCTGCCTTCAAATAATCCCCGGCCAGAATCCCCAGACCACCTGCATATATTTTGAAGTCACTCTCGAGACCGTATTCCATACAGAAAAAAGCTATCCGCGGCATTTGCAACTTTCATCATCTCCTTGATATGTAAATACTTTATATTCTTAAAATTAATATACCCATAGACCGGTAAAATTATATAGTAAAAGTTATTTAGCTTTTCACTTTAACCAACCGGCTTATATCTGAATATGATATTTTAACAACCACATAAGAGCAGGTTATCATTTTTACGGTTGCCTCATCTAAATATGGTAGGTTAAGTAAGTTGGGAAGTGTTAACATTAAAGCTACTGGTATTTAATAAGAAAGGGGTAAAAATCATGCTTACTGTCCTCTATCCTCCCACCATCGACTGGGATTTTCTAATGCAGAGGCCCCAGCATCTAATGAAGCAATTTGCCAAACACGGCTGGAAAGTACTGTATGCCAACAAAACACAGGGGAAACCCGATGTTAAAGAGGTTACCCCGAACCTATATGTTTATAGTAATTTTAATTATCTACTGGAGAACCTGACTGATGAAGTAGATATATTATATATTAGCTGGGCCCGGCACCATAGACTTCCCGGGCAAATTCCCCACAGGATAACCATCTACGACTGTATTGATGATTTTCTGGAGTGGGAAGACCAGGAGAAAATAATGTTAAAAAGGGCCGATTTAGTTTTTACATCTTCCCGGGTCTTATATGACAAAAAAAGAAAAGAACATGACAGGGTTTACCTCATCAGAAATGGTTGTGACTTAGACCATATCCGTTCCAGTACTTTTATGCCGACAGTACTTAAGCACCTTAAAAGACCGATTATAGGTTTTGTCGGGGCTCTGGGCAAATGGGTAGATACTGAAGCCCTGGGTCAGGTAGCACAGCATTTTACCACTATTACCATCGGACCCGAGTTTGGCCAGAAAAAGCCTGACGGTATAATTGACCTGGGGGTCATTAATTATAATAATCTACCACCGTATTACAATAATATCGATATCGGAATTATTCCTTTTCTTAATACCAGAACAGCCCGGGCTGCCAATCCTATTAAAATGTATGAATACCTGGCAGCGGGAAAACCGGTGGTCGCTTCCAATCTTCCTGAATTAAAGCAATTCCCCGGCCATGTCTATACAGTAGATAATAACCGGTCCTTTATCGATATGATAAAATTTGCCCTGAAAAATAATTCTCCATCCCGGGAGAAAAAAAGGATAGAGTTGGCCCGTAAAAATTCATGGAAGGTCAGGTTTTCAAAAATAAAATCAATAGTGGAGGACTATTTATGAGAATTGGTGTTTCCGGTTACTTTGGGTACCAGAATTATGGTGATGAAATATTTTTAAAGACATGGCAGCAGGTCTTTGCCGGCCATGATGTCTTTCCCTTAAATGGTTATGAAAATTTAAATACTATAGACAGGATTATAATCGGGGGAGGAGATTTAATAATCCCCCATACTTTTACCAGTGCTTACTGGCGTCCCCCGTTTTTGCAAAAGCCAATCTGGGTTTACGGGGTAGGGGTTCCAACCAGGCTTAAAGCTAAAAAAACAGCCTGCCAGAAATATGCAGCCTTTTTAAAGAAATGTAAAGGGGTCTATACCAGGGATAGGCATAGCAGGGAATGGCTTATAAAAAACAATGTCTATCCCGATTCTGTTGTTGTTAATGATGTAGCCTGGTCCTATAAAATTCCGATGGTAAAATTTAAAAAACTTTATAACAAAACCCTTGGTATCAGTATCAGGCATCAGAGCATTTTTAATCAGGAAAATATCGTAAAGCTGGTAACCACTTTAAGCCAATCCTATGAAATATTAATGATCCCCCTGCAGCCAGCCCCGGTTGCCCAGTGGAATGACCGAAAACTACATGAAAAGTTAAGAAAAAAAGTTAAACAAAATAATCCCGGGGCCACCATCAACATTATACCCCCTTATTCCAGTATTGACCATATGACCGCGTTTATTGACCTGGTTGATTTATATATCACCGAGAGGATGCATGGACTTTTAATGAGTTTAAGGACTAAAACCCCGGTAATGCCGATTGCAGTTGGCAACAAATTTTACGCCCTCCTGGA encodes:
- a CDS encoding polysaccharide pyruvyl transferase family protein, with product MRIGVSGYFGYQNYGDEIFLKTWQQVFAGHDVFPLNGYENLNTIDRIIIGGGDLIIPHTFTSAYWRPPFLQKPIWVYGVGVPTRLKAKKTACQKYAAFLKKCKGVYTRDRHSREWLIKNNVYPDSVVVNDVAWSYKIPMVKFKKLYNKTLGISIRHQSIFNQENIVKLVTTLSQSYEILMIPLQPAPVAQWNDRKLHEKLRKKVKQNNPGATINIIPPYSSIDHMTAFIDLVDLYITERMHGLLMSLRTKTPVMPIAVGNKFYALLEQFNMEDIIVNSHNYSKMVDTINRLMDMNFEERVKEKIKATERIARKEIFNFKKLVLKD
- a CDS encoding glycosyltransferase, which codes for MLTVLYPPTIDWDFLMQRPQHLMKQFAKHGWKVLYANKTQGKPDVKEVTPNLYVYSNFNYLLENLTDEVDILYISWARHHRLPGQIPHRITIYDCIDDFLEWEDQEKIMLKRADLVFTSSRVLYDKKRKEHDRVYLIRNGCDLDHIRSSTFMPTVLKHLKRPIIGFVGALGKWVDTEALGQVAQHFTTITIGPEFGQKKPDGIIDLGVINYNNLPPYYNNIDIGIIPFLNTRTARAANPIKMYEYLAAGKPVVASNLPELKQFPGHVYTVDNNRSFIDMIKFALKNNSPSREKKRIELARKNSWKVRFSKIKSIVEDYL